The window ACATCTGCGACCTCATGGGGCAAAAGCTGCATGAAGATTTTATATCCTCTGACCTGCCCAGGAGCAAGAAAAATAGGTATTGACATACTCACAAATCAGCATTACTTAATTAGGATAACTCTGCTGCGTCAGTAAAATGGATATTCTGCTTTTACTCTGTGTTATGCAGTGTGGCTGGTTTTCACCGGAGAGAAGACACGGCTAAGTGCTGTTTCTGACAGACCTTACAGATGATGTAGAGAAACTTGAAGCCCAAATGAACCAGTGAAGGGGGAGACGTGTCACTCCTTACAAACTCCAGTATCATGTTCAGCATCCATTCTGTGACAAAGAGTGGGCGATGCACATTCTCCAAATGAAACTGCAGTACTAATTTAAATTTGTATAATAGTACAATTTGAATTCAGAGTTATGTTTATCATAGTGTACCTAAGTGTGGGTCCAGTAGATGAGGCTGCTCTTGATATCTGTTCATTACCACTGTGGGAGGAAATGGGCTGAGAGTGATGAATTGTGAACTAGCTGAAAGCACCCATTCAAAACATTGATTAAAAGCAGTTAGTTGAGAAATCGTGTATTGTGCGGGAGCAATTGTCTCACCCAAGAACCTTTCTTTGCTGGACTCTGCGCTCTTCGGGACTCCATGGACCTCTGGCAGGCTGGAGATGAGCGCTCTCGTCTCATCGGCCTCAAAGAAGCCCCCCAAAACACAAGCCTGTTCAATATCGTCCGACTTTTCTCTCTCGCCACCGAAACAGCCATTTTCAGTCTCTGATAAGGCCATTCTGCAACACTTTCATCCACAAACAGCGTCTTTGTTGCAGGTTATGGGCCAGTTAGCTAGCTAATATTAGCATTTGCACGTTAAAAAGTAACGTTATGGATAAAAATTAgctttgaaaaacaacagtatttATTAAAGTTACAGCCGCAACACCGAGTTTGTCCCTACTAAAATAATGTTAAAGAAGTTAAATCAATTTCACTAAACAAAACCGAGGTACTATTACTCATGACATTTCTGTTATGACGCTCCCGCCCCGGCAGCCAATTTTCTTTTCCTAGGACTGCGAGGGAACGGCCCGCCCTAGGGTGCCGGTGATTGGCTAGTACTCATTGCATCCGTTGGAAGGATTGGCTAGATTTGAGCATAATATGACAGGTACAGACACAGGAACTGGTGATTGGTTCGGGTCCTACAGTAAACCAATCAGAAGCAAAGTAGAGCGGGTCATACCGTCGCCAGCCTACGAAAAGAAAACTCGGGTCCCAAATACAGCAAGAGAGAAGGTTCATGCCTGTTACAGGTCACGTGATATGACAAGCGCTTAATTTTATAGTTTCtcattgatgtttttctgtttagcCAAATATTGCGTGTTTATTAACAAATTACCAAGAATTTGTTACTATACTTAAGAGAGTAATAGAACAGTCAGAATCACTGTGGTCTGTTCAAGTCAAGTTCAGAAAGGATTGTGATTCTAAACctgaaaattacaaatgaaattaaatcctGTTTCAAATAGAAACGCAAACACTTTGTATCATCACAGGATTTATTGTTCGTTAAGCAGTGAATGGAAACTGtctgaaaataaacactaaTTCATGCTGTAACATTACATAATGTAGTGTATCAGCCAGGCTTTTATGATGTGCATAAAAGTATACACTCTAGCATTCATTGATAAAATCAGAATACCTTCACAGAGCAGTATAATTCAGTCAGGCAAGTTGTCAAATATGGGCAAGGACTAAAACAaaggacagacaaacaaaaattacaaaacaaaaattaaaatgataggTAGCATACCAGCAAGCTCAGGCAGGAGAGAAttaatttgttgtgttaattGTTTTCTGCGCACTAAATTAGAACATTATAGAAAGTTATCTCCTCAACAGTTAGCCACACTGTTTTTGGTCAAATTAGCATCTCTCAATATATACATAATACTTGGCTAGAGCTTAAGACTGTGAAGATGTGCACAAGTTAATGTGAGTGCGGTTATTTCAATAGGGTCTTCATAATCCTTATTGAAGAGCCCCTGTAGCCTCCACCAAAGTGGTTCCAGTGATTCAGATAATGGAAGAGTTGGTAAAGCTGGTTTCTCTTTTCAAAGCCTGGTGCTTGAGGAATCTTTTCATGATAGGCAGAGTAAAAAGACTTGTTGAAACCACCGAACATCCCTGCAATACCCAGCTCAAACTCTGAATGGCCATAAAAGGAGGCTGGATCAAAGATGACTGGGCCTTCTGCACACTCTGCAACATTGCCTCCCCATAAGTCTCCATGGAGAAGAGCGGGGACAATCTCCACATCTGTGAAAAACTGAGGGATCTTCAGctataaataacaaatacaatatGTAAGTTATACTTTCAGACTATTGATATAATCATGTGCTATATTTTGCCTCTGACTGGTTCAAAGGGAGGGTGCACCTGTAGCTCAGACCATAGTTCTCTGGCCTCCCTGTCTCCATAAGATTTCTCCACCATGTTGAGCTGATACTGCAGTCTCTGCCGGGAATAAAATGCCAACCAGTCATCCTGCCATTCATTTTCCTGGGGAGgtaaggaaagaaaatgaaaactacaGTGATATTTATAAGTACAGTTTTAACATCTTACGAAAGTACTATTTTGTACAGCACATATATTGTACTAGTATACAGacacaatttttatttatttatttatttacctgtgGGAGATATCCACAGCATGTTGTTACGTCAAAGCCAAATTTTTCAACAGCCACCTCTGACTGTCCAGCTCCTTTTCCTGTGTACAGTCAAATAAGTTGCATAGTCTTAACCTAAACTTCGAATTCAAGAGTTAGCTGATATTCAGTGTAGTGCTGTATTTGCACGTTATTACCCACTGTCTGCTgctctttatttaatttttccaACTGTCTCTTGTTGTGCAAATGCAGATCTGCCAGTTGCTCTCCTAGGTGCTTTAAGTACCTGCACAATGGGTTTGGAAAAAGTACTTGTTTAAAGCAGTAACAACAAACCATATTTTCAATTTGCTCTCTGTTCTGACTTGCAAACACTGGTAGTAATACTGACATGTATGACAGAGCTCTTACTTGCTAAGACCTCTCATGTCCAGATGTTCCATCACAAATACACATCCTCCTCTGTCAAGCTCAATCACCTTCACAGGCTTAGGAACTTTaacagtttctgtttttaaaatggcttCCAAACTGGCCATCTCCCCATCAAACATCAATTTGGCCTGAAAATAACAAAGGATTTGGACTGGTGAGTAGTGAAGTAACACAGATCCACACTCGTTTGCTTCATGTACCAGAGACAGATCATTTGTTCTCCGTGTCCTATACATATACGCAGAGTTCAGTGATCAATTACTATCTGGCTGATTGTAACTGCTGAATCAAACCTTTGCCGATGTTATTTATAACATtcatataaaatacatttaaaacatgaaacaatgatCACAAAATACCTCGCTCTTGTGATTGATCTTCACAAACACTCTCCCGGTGTCGGTATCATAACTCTGGCCCTCACTGATACAGCCACCTCCTGAGTGACCAGTTGACTTCAGCAGAGTAGTCCCCAACTCCTTCTTTAATTTAGCTTCCATAGTTATTTCTCAAAAACAATTCTATTAGGATTATACCTGCGCTAATACCTGCAGCGTTGTGCAGCTGCTGCGCAAGAAGTTCATGGGGCGTTTCTGACGCTTTCCGTCCAGTGAACCAATGAGGACTCTGCTCGGGGGTGATGgacttgtttttcctgtgttaaACGGGGTGGAATGGTAACCAATCAGAAATAAGTCTAAAATGATTGGTCTCAATTTAGTTCTATCACAGCAACGTTTTACAGTCACGTGAGCGTCGCCATGGTGCCAAATGACTCTACATTGCATTAGCTACATGCTAGCATGCTACGACTGACTTCGCTATGTTCCTGCTGGAAAACTGAAATGAGCAGCAATGACATTTGTCTGCTTCTTGGAGCAACTGGCGTCGGAAAAACGTTGCTACTGAAACGTCTACAAAATATCCTTTGTGCCCTGCAGAGTTTTTGGAACTAGAACTTAAAAATATGCAATACTGTTAACGGAAACGTGTCGCGTAACTACTTAGCTAATTTAGCCCTATAAGCTCTGTACTAGTAGTAACTGTTAACTAGTTAATTAAGTATTTAATACATGTGAACTATGAGCTATATATAATAATGAGACACGTTATTTGTGTAGCACATTTCGAAACATAGTTACAAAGAGcttaacaacagaaaaataaaaagggggGCCTGATAGCAAATGTCTAGTCGCCCCTGGCTTTCAGTCTAGATCTTGAAATTTCTAAAAACCCACCTTGGGAAAATCGCAGCTCCTGCTATTGTGGATATTTTCCCTGAGAGATTATGTTTACGGATCAGTGTGCGTGGATTACATGAACTGGGGGCACCTCCTTCCACTCTTCCAACAGTAAGTAATAACGAAaggtatttttaataaatttgcagaCACATTTCTGATGAGACAGGCAGCCCATCTTTGCTACTGCACCAATCTCTTTGAACGTCCACAGGTAGGAACCAACCTGACAGAcctgacactgaagaagaagaaggtgacaTTAAGAGAGTTGGGAGGCTGCATGGGCCCAATATGGCCAAGTTACTACAAAGACTGCTCCTCTGTCATTGTATGCTCTTTGTATATGTATTGCAAGCATTTGCAATATTTGACAGAGGTAAACTCAATATTTTTTTACTCAgtgcttttcatcttttcctctgcattttgtCACAGTTCATGCTGGACTCAGTCAACATTGCTCAGATATCCTCATCCTGTATCCAGTTACTGTCAGTACTCTCTGCTGAGCCTCTGCACCATGTCTCCGTGCTGATTCTCTTCAACAAGAGGTGACACTCTCAAGCAGTTCCCCCATTCTCATGCTACACCTGAAGGAATCAGTGTGAGCTGTATCAACACAGCATATAGCCATTTTCATGATTCTGTTTCTTGGTGTTAGTAGTTCATGCCATTatgtattttcttatcttaGTTTTTCTTTCCACCCCTGTTCAGGGACATGCCTTGCACTATGAGCCTTATAGAGATACAGTCACTGTTCAGAATTGATGACATCATTGCGTCTGCtactcagccaatcacaacacTGGAAGTCAGTGCCCACTCTGGAGAAGGACTTCAAGAGGTGCTGAGCTGGCTGGAGTCCATCACAGTCAAGTGAACTATCATACATTTGCTCCTTGTTAAGTGATACTACTCTCACAGAACTTTAAATAATGACCTCGAGCCTTTTGGCAACAGACGTCAGTGTTCTGGATGTGCAAAGACTGTTCACACATTGTTTTAAAGAGGATTTAATGGTTTGTTAAGTGTTAGACTCATTGAAAAAGTGGCAAAATGTGACAAGAAAATATCTTAATGCTGTATTTTTGGTACTTTATAAATGCAGTAACTGTTCATAAGAGTGAATGAGAAATGAGATGTATGTATCATGGCAGAATAGAATGATTGCATGGTTAGACGTTTTTACATTTGTCAAATCAGCACTACTGTAGATCTGACCTGCAGTTAATGATTATTTATTCTGGTCACTTTTACGAATTAAATTCTTTACAGATAAAGTAAACGGCCAGGATTCATGGCTGACGGTAATGTGATTATAGCACTTGGAAGGAAAGCACTGGGGGAAACCTCATGCTACTCTTAAGTAAGGGCTAATTTTATTCAGAAATAAAGTAAGCTCTTGCTTTTCAGTTAAGTGTGAAGAAACACACCTTAGAAGAGCCTGGCTCTTCAGTCTGAGTGATGGAAGTGACACCGCTGAGTATTAATGAGTCATTACCAGCAGGGGGCATAAAGAGCACAACAAATACTGGTAACTGTAACTAGGTGTGTGCCTGTGTTGTAATGATttcatattaaatatatttatcacaggaaatgagaaaatgcaaGAATGAGGCACTGTTCTAATCATACCCTTATATTTCATGAGAGTCAGTGGTTCACAAGCAATGAATAAAACTCACAATTCATACACTTCTAATGTTTCCTTGCTTATAGTAAATTCAGAAGCACTTACTGTCCTCCCAAACtatattttcattcagttaAGCCCAGAAATTCATTTCACTACAGTAAAATCAAGTATATACCAATATTTCTCATCAGGCCTGGTCCAACAGAAGTCCCACAAAATTAGATGTGTTCATACAGCAACGTTTCAAGATCTGGACAGGTCTCCAACTCTTGTCTCTTAACAGAAATCCATTGTTCTGTGGAGTCGTAGTATATGACAGCAGCAATGGCTGGCTAAGCCAATCACACAAACAGCTAAGTAAGCAGAAGAACCTTTGACGACATGAAAAGCTGTAATAGTTGGTAATTATGGCAAATTGAAGTGACAAAATATTATCAAACTGTGCTTTTGTGTACATTTGTTTCTCAAGTCAATTTGCAATAAGCTATGGCCTTAAAGAAATTTTACATGACACTAATAGTTTCTGATAGAAAGGTGTTAACCTTTATACCCTGTGATTGCATTCAAGgcaagagaaacaagagcaATAGTTGCAGTGAAGAACAGAACCAGCTTGCATCAATCTAAGATTACTGTATtataccacaatgtaaaaaacAACTAAGAATAGGGTTTTCACACAAGTCCTTGTGGCTGCAGTTTGGTCTGCGATTAGAGTTATATTTCAAGGGAATAACCTAATGGAATTCCCCCTTTTTTCCAGTTTTACTGGTCCTCATAAGAAAGGGTTTTGATTGTTCTGTGCAGCCTGCGATCCCTCAGCGCTGACTGAAGACAAGGGTAACAAGGGCTCAGGGAGGTTCCCTGGAAGGTCCAGACGAGGCTGGGTGGGGTGAGTAAGTGACGAAGGGAGGCTGGCAGGCTGGTGGCTCATAGGCAGGGGCAAGGATGCACTGTATGGAAGAGAAGCTGCGTGGGTAGCTGAAGAGGTGGAGCCCAGTTGATTCAGAGTTAGTTTGGGCGGCTCAGTTTGGAAAGGATTGGTGGCTGAAGGAGCACTCAAGcctaaacagaaagaaacaaagtacAGGCACAGTCAGGCACAATCATCTGTGCAGTATACAATTATGAACGTAAATT of the Scatophagus argus isolate fScaArg1 chromosome 16, fScaArg1.pri, whole genome shotgun sequence genome contains:
- the LOC124072671 gene encoding ketosamine-3-kinase, with product MEAKLKKELGTTLLKSTGHSGGGCISEGQSYDTDTGRVFVKINHKSEAKLMFDGEMASLEAILKTETVKVPKPVKVIELDRGGCVFVMEHLDMRGLSKYLKHLGEQLADLHLHNKRQLEKLNKEQQTVGKGAGQSEVAVEKFGFDVTTCCGYLPQENEWQDDWLAFYSRQRLQYQLNMVEKSYGDREARELWSELQLKIPQFFTDVEIVPALLHGDLWGGNVAECAEGPVIFDPASFYGHSEFELGIAGMFGGFNKSFYSAYHEKIPQAPGFEKRNQLYQLFHYLNHWNHFGGGYRGSSIRIMKTLLK
- the arl16 gene encoding ADP-ribosylation factor-like protein 16, which produces MLRLTSLCSCWKTEMSSNDICLLLGATGVGKTLLLKRLQRISVRGLHELGAPPSTLPTVGTNLTDLTLKKKKVTLRELGGCMGPIWPSYYKDCSSVIFMLDSVNIAQISSSCIQLLSVLSAEPLHHVSVLILFNKRDMPCTMSLIEIQSLFRIDDIIASATQPITTLEVSAHSGEGLQEVLSWLESITVK